From Streptomyces asiaticus, one genomic window encodes:
- a CDS encoding peroxiredoxin: MAIEVGAKAPDFQLKNQHGESVRLSDFRGEKSVVLLFYPFAFTGVCTGELCALRDELPKFVNDDVQLLAVSNDSPFSLRVFAEQEGLEYPLLSDFWPHGETSRAYGVFDEDKGCAVRGTFVIDKEGVVRWTVVNGLPDARDLNDYVKALEAL; encoded by the coding sequence ATGGCGATAGAGGTCGGCGCGAAGGCCCCTGACTTCCAGCTGAAGAACCAGCACGGCGAGTCGGTCAGGCTCTCCGACTTCCGGGGCGAGAAGAGCGTCGTGCTCCTCTTCTACCCGTTCGCCTTCACCGGCGTGTGCACCGGCGAGCTGTGCGCGCTCCGCGACGAGCTGCCGAAGTTCGTCAACGACGACGTCCAGCTGCTGGCGGTCTCCAATGACTCGCCCTTCAGCCTGCGCGTCTTCGCCGAGCAGGAGGGCCTGGAGTACCCCCTGCTGTCGGACTTCTGGCCGCACGGCGAGACCAGCCGCGCCTACGGCGTCTTCGACGAGGACAAGGGCTGTGCCGTGCGCGGCACCTTCGTGATCGACAAGGAGGGCGTGGTGCGCTGGACGGTCGTCAACGGCCTGCCCGACGCCCGGGACCTCAACGACTACGTCAAGGCCCTGGAAGCCCTGTAG
- the aceE gene encoding pyruvate dehydrogenase (acetyl-transferring), homodimeric type: protein MASGSDRNPIIIGGLPSQVPDFDPEETQEWLDSLDAAVDERGRERARYLMLRLIERARAKRVAVPEMRSTDYVNTIATKDEPFFPGNEEIERKVLNATRWNAAVMVSRAQRPGIGVGGHIATFASSASLYDVGFNHFFRGKDHDSGDQIFFQGHASPGIYARAFLLDRLSEDHLDGFRQEKSKLGHALSSYPHPRSMPDFWEFPTVSMGLGPLGAIFQARMNRYMEARGIADTSNSHVWAFLGDGEMDEPESLGQLSLAAREGLDNLTFVVNCNLQRLDGPVRGNGKIIQELESQFRGAGWNVIKLVWDRTWDPLLAQDRDGILVNRLNTTPDGQFQTYATETGAYIRDHFFGDDQRLRKMVEGMTDDQILHLGRGGHDHKKIYAAYSAAKAHKGQPTVILAQTVKGWTLGPNFEGRNATHQMKKLTVDDLKRFRDRLHLPIPDKELESGLPPYYHPGRDSEEIQYMHDRRKALGGYAPTRVVRAKPLQLPGDKTYATLKKGTGQQQIATTMAFVRLLKDLMRDKEIGKRFVPIAPDEYRTFGMDSLFPSAKIYSPLGQMYESVDRELLLAYKESPTGQMLHDGISEAGCTASLIAAGSAYATHGEPLIPVYVFYSMFGFQRTGDQFWQMADQLARGFVLGATAGRTTLTGEGLQHADGHSQLLASTNPAVVAYDPAFGFEIAHIVQDGLRRMYGENSEDVFYYLTVYNEPIQHPAEPENVDREGILKGLYRYRQGEKGSVPAQILASGVAVPWAVEAQRILAEDWNVKADVWSATSWNELRRDAIEVEEHNLLHPEEEQRVPYVTRKLADAEGPKVAVSDWMRAVPDQIARWVPGTYQSLGADGFGFADTRGAARRFFHIDAESIVLGVLTELARDGKVDRSALKQAIDRYQLLDVSAADPGPAGGDA, encoded by the coding sequence GTGGCTTCCGGATCCGATCGCAACCCGATCATCATTGGCGGCCTTCCCAGCCAGGTCCCGGACTTCGATCCCGAAGAGACCCAGGAATGGCTCGACTCGCTCGACGCAGCCGTCGATGAGCGAGGCCGGGAACGTGCCCGCTACCTGATGCTTCGCCTGATCGAGCGCGCCCGCGCGAAGCGCGTCGCCGTGCCCGAGATGCGCAGCACGGACTACGTCAACACCATCGCCACCAAGGACGAGCCGTTCTTCCCCGGCAACGAGGAGATCGAGCGCAAGGTCCTCAACGCGACCCGCTGGAACGCGGCGGTGATGGTCTCCCGGGCGCAGCGCCCGGGCATCGGGGTCGGTGGCCACATCGCCACCTTCGCCTCGTCCGCCTCGCTGTACGACGTGGGCTTCAACCACTTCTTCCGCGGCAAGGACCACGACAGCGGCGACCAGATCTTCTTCCAGGGCCACGCCTCGCCCGGCATCTACGCCCGCGCCTTCCTGCTCGACCGGCTCAGCGAGGACCACCTGGACGGATTCCGTCAGGAGAAGTCCAAGCTCGGTCACGCGCTGTCCAGCTACCCGCACCCGCGGTCGATGCCGGACTTCTGGGAGTTCCCGACGGTCTCCATGGGCCTGGGTCCGCTCGGCGCGATCTTCCAGGCGCGGATGAACCGCTATATGGAGGCACGCGGCATCGCCGACACCTCCAACTCCCACGTCTGGGCGTTCCTGGGCGACGGCGAGATGGACGAGCCGGAGTCGCTCGGCCAGCTCTCCCTGGCCGCCCGTGAGGGCCTGGACAACCTGACCTTCGTGGTCAACTGCAACCTCCAGCGGCTCGACGGCCCGGTGCGTGGCAACGGCAAGATCATCCAGGAGCTGGAGTCGCAGTTCCGCGGCGCCGGCTGGAACGTGATCAAGCTGGTCTGGGACCGCACCTGGGACCCGCTGCTGGCGCAGGACCGCGACGGCATCCTGGTCAACCGGCTGAACACGACGCCGGACGGTCAGTTCCAGACGTACGCGACCGAGACCGGCGCCTATATCCGCGACCACTTCTTCGGTGACGACCAGCGGCTGCGCAAAATGGTCGAGGGCATGACCGACGACCAGATCCTGCACCTGGGCCGCGGCGGTCACGACCACAAGAAGATCTACGCGGCGTACTCGGCGGCAAAGGCCCACAAGGGCCAGCCGACGGTGATCCTCGCGCAGACCGTCAAGGGCTGGACCCTCGGCCCGAACTTCGAGGGCCGCAACGCGACCCACCAGATGAAGAAGCTGACGGTCGACGACCTCAAGCGCTTCCGCGACCGGCTGCACCTGCCGATCCCGGACAAGGAGCTGGAGTCCGGCCTCCCGCCGTACTACCACCCGGGCCGGGACTCGGAGGAGATCCAGTACATGCACGACCGCCGCAAGGCGCTGGGCGGCTACGCGCCGACCCGTGTCGTGCGCGCGAAGCCGCTTCAGCTGCCGGGCGACAAGACCTACGCCACGCTGAAGAAGGGGACCGGTCAGCAGCAGATCGCCACCACCATGGCGTTCGTGCGGCTGCTGAAGGACCTGATGCGGGACAAGGAGATCGGCAAGCGGTTCGTGCCGATCGCGCCCGACGAGTACCGCACCTTCGGTATGGACTCGCTCTTCCCCTCGGCGAAGATCTACTCGCCGCTGGGCCAGATGTACGAGTCGGTCGACCGTGAGCTGCTGCTGGCCTACAAGGAGTCGCCGACCGGGCAGATGCTGCACGACGGCATCTCCGAGGCGGGCTGTACGGCCTCGCTGATCGCGGCGGGCTCCGCGTACGCCACGCACGGCGAACCGCTGATCCCGGTCTACGTCTTCTACTCGATGTTCGGGTTCCAGCGCACCGGTGACCAGTTCTGGCAGATGGCCGACCAGCTGGCGCGCGGCTTCGTGCTGGGCGCGACCGCCGGTCGTACGACCCTGACCGGTGAGGGTCTCCAGCACGCGGACGGCCACTCCCAGCTGCTGGCCTCGACCAACCCGGCGGTCGTCGCGTACGACCCGGCGTTCGGCTTCGAGATCGCCCATATCGTCCAGGACGGTCTGCGCCGGATGTACGGCGAGAACAGTGAGGACGTCTTCTACTACCTCACCGTCTACAACGAGCCGATCCAGCACCCGGCCGAGCCCGAGAACGTGGACCGCGAGGGCATCCTCAAGGGCCTCTACCGCTACCGGCAGGGCGAGAAGGGCTCCGTACCGGCGCAGATCCTCGCCTCCGGTGTGGCGGTGCCGTGGGCCGTGGAGGCCCAGCGCATCCTGGCCGAGGACTGGAACGTCAAGGCGGACGTCTGGTCGGCCACGTCCTGGAACGAGCTGCGCCGGGACGCCATCGAGGTGGAGGAGCACAATCTGCTCCACCCGGAGGAGGAGCAGCGGGTCCCGTACGTCACCCGCAAGCTCGCCGACGCGGAGGGCCCGAAGGTGGCCGTCTCCGACTGGATGCGTGCGGTTCCCGACCAGATCGCGCGCTGGGTGCCCGGCACGTACCAGTCGCTGGGCGCGGACGGCTTCGGCTTCGCCGACACCCGCGGCGCGGCGCGGCGCTTCTTCCACATCGACGCCGAGTCGATCGTGCTCGGCGTCCTGACGGAGCTCGCCCGCGACGGCAAGGTCGACCGCTCTGCCCTCAAGCAGGCGATCGACCGCTACCAGCTCCTGGACGTATCCGCCGCCGACCCGGGCCCGGCAGGCGGCGACGCGTAG
- a CDS encoding TerD family protein has protein sequence MGVSLSKGGNVSLTKEAPNLTAVVVGLGWDARTTTGTDFDLDASALLTNAEGKVGNDQNFVFFNNLKSPDGSVEHTGDNLTGEGEGDDEQIKVNLAGVPADVAKIVFPVSIYDAETRQQSFGQVRNAFIRVVNQADGNELARYDLSEDASTETAMVFGELYRNGAEWKFRAIGQGYASGLRGIAQDFGVNV, from the coding sequence GTGGGAGTCAGCCTCAGCAAGGGCGGCAACGTCTCGCTGACCAAGGAAGCCCCGAACCTGACCGCGGTCGTCGTGGGTCTCGGCTGGGACGCCCGTACCACCACGGGCACGGACTTCGACCTCGACGCCAGCGCCCTGCTGACCAACGCCGAGGGCAAGGTCGGCAACGACCAGAACTTCGTCTTCTTCAACAACCTCAAGAGCCCCGACGGCTCCGTGGAGCACACCGGTGACAACCTCACCGGTGAGGGCGAGGGCGACGACGAGCAGATCAAGGTGAACCTGGCGGGTGTCCCCGCCGATGTCGCCAAGATCGTCTTCCCGGTGTCGATCTACGACGCCGAGACCCGTCAGCAGAGCTTCGGCCAGGTGCGCAACGCCTTCATCCGCGTCGTGAACCAGGCCGACGGCAATGAGCTCGCCCGCTACGACCTCTCCGAGGACGCCTCGACCGAGACCGCCATGGTCTTCGGCGAGCTGTACCGGAACGGCGCGGAGTGGAAGTTCCGCGCCATCGGCCAGGGGTACGCCTCGGGTCTGCGCGGTATCGCGCAGGACTTCGGCGTCAACGTCTGA
- a CDS encoding TerD family protein, whose translation MGVTLAKGGNVSLSKAAPNLTQVLIGLGWDARSTTGAPFDLDASALLCQSGRVLGDEYFIFYNNLKSPEGSVEHTGDNLTGEGEGDDESLLIDLGKVPAEVDKIVFPVSIHEAEARRQTFGQVSNAFIRVVNQADGQELARYDLSEDASGETAMIFGEVYRYGGEWKFRAVGQGYASGLRGIALDFGVNVS comes from the coding sequence ATGGGCGTCACACTCGCCAAGGGGGGCAATGTCTCCCTCTCCAAAGCCGCTCCGAACCTCACACAGGTACTCATCGGCCTGGGCTGGGACGCGCGCTCCACCACCGGAGCGCCGTTCGACCTCGACGCCAGCGCCCTGCTGTGCCAGTCGGGGCGGGTGCTCGGCGATGAGTACTTCATCTTCTACAACAACCTCAAGAGCCCCGAGGGCTCCGTCGAGCACACCGGCGACAACCTCACCGGCGAGGGCGAGGGTGACGACGAGTCCCTGCTGATCGATCTGGGCAAGGTCCCGGCTGAGGTCGACAAGATCGTCTTCCCGGTCTCCATCCATGAGGCCGAGGCCAGGCGTCAGACGTTCGGGCAGGTCAGCAACGCCTTCATTCGGGTGGTGAACCAGGCGGACGGCCAGGAGCTGGCCCGCTACGACCTCTCGGAGGACGCCTCGGGCGAGACCGCGATGATCTTCGGGGAGGTCTATCGCTACGGCGGCGAATGGAAGTTCAGGGCCGTGGGGCAGGGGTACGCGTCGGGTCTGCGCGGCATCGCTCTAGACTTCGGAGTCAACGTTTCGTAA
- a CDS encoding MFS transporter, protein MTSSTTVAEPAPEPPIAVPPKGLRGHPWLTLLTVALGVTMVALDGTIVAIANPAIQKDLGASLADVQWITNGYLLALAVALITAGKLGDRFGHRQTFLIGVVGFAISSAAIGFSGEVSLVVAFRVLQGLCGALLMPAALGLLRATFPAEKLNMAIGIWGAVIGASTAAGPIVGGLLVEHVNWQSVFFINAPVGVLAVVLGLLLLVDHRAEKAPRSFDIPGIVLLSGAMFCLIWALINAADWHWTDQRTLLFLGLAAVCFAVFVFWENRTAEPLLPLSMFRSVPLSAGTVLMLLMAFGFMGGLFFVTFYLQNVHGMSPVDSGLHLLPLTAMMIVASPLAGALITKFGPRTPLVGAMAITAVAMFGLSQLDADSGGLEMAVWFALLGLGLGPVMVGATEVIVGNAPIQHAGVAGGLQQAAMQVGGSLGTAVLGAVMAGRVDSALPEKWADAGLPPMPEGAESKASDAVEVGIAPVPKGTPPEVAGKITAVAHDTFVSGMGLAFTVAAIVSVVAALVAAFTKRGENADASGGAVHI, encoded by the coding sequence ATGACCTCTTCGACCACCGTCGCCGAACCGGCGCCGGAACCTCCCATAGCCGTTCCCCCGAAGGGGCTTCGGGGTCATCCATGGCTGACGCTTCTCACCGTCGCCCTCGGCGTGACGATGGTCGCCCTCGACGGCACGATCGTCGCCATCGCCAACCCGGCCATCCAGAAGGACCTCGGCGCCTCGCTCGCCGATGTGCAGTGGATCACCAATGGCTATCTGCTGGCCCTCGCCGTCGCGCTGATCACGGCGGGCAAGCTCGGTGACCGCTTCGGCCACCGGCAGACCTTCCTCATCGGCGTCGTCGGCTTCGCCATCTCCTCGGCCGCCATCGGCTTCTCCGGCGAGGTGTCGCTCGTCGTGGCGTTCCGGGTGCTACAGGGCCTGTGCGGCGCGCTGCTGATGCCCGCGGCGCTCGGGCTGCTGCGCGCCACCTTCCCCGCCGAGAAGCTCAACATGGCCATCGGCATCTGGGGCGCGGTGATCGGCGCCTCCACCGCCGCCGGGCCCATCGTCGGCGGGCTCCTTGTCGAGCACGTCAACTGGCAGTCGGTCTTCTTCATCAACGCGCCCGTCGGCGTGCTCGCCGTGGTCCTCGGTCTGCTGCTCCTGGTGGACCACCGCGCCGAGAAGGCCCCGCGGTCCTTCGACATCCCCGGCATCGTGCTGCTGTCCGGTGCGATGTTCTGCCTCATCTGGGCACTCATCAACGCCGCCGACTGGCACTGGACCGACCAGCGCACGCTGCTCTTCCTGGGCCTGGCGGCGGTCTGCTTCGCCGTCTTCGTCTTCTGGGAGAACCGGACGGCGGAGCCGCTGCTGCCGCTCAGCATGTTCCGCTCGGTGCCGCTGAGCGCGGGCACCGTGCTGATGCTGCTGATGGCCTTCGGCTTCATGGGCGGGCTGTTCTTCGTCACCTTCTACCTCCAGAACGTGCACGGGATGAGCCCCGTCGACAGCGGGCTGCACCTGCTGCCGCTCACCGCGATGATGATCGTCGCCTCGCCGCTGGCCGGTGCGCTGATCACCAAGTTCGGACCGCGGACGCCGCTGGTCGGCGCCATGGCGATCACCGCCGTCGCGATGTTCGGCCTCTCCCAACTGGACGCGGACAGCGGCGGCCTCGAGATGGCCGTGTGGTTCGCCCTGCTCGGCCTCGGCCTCGGGCCGGTCATGGTCGGCGCCACCGAGGTCATCGTCGGCAACGCCCCGATCCAGCACGCCGGTGTGGCCGGCGGCCTCCAGCAGGCCGCGATGCAGGTCGGCGGCAGTCTCGGCACGGCCGTCCTGGGCGCGGTCATGGCGGGCCGGGTGGACAGCGCGCTGCCGGAGAAGTGGGCGGACGCCGGGCTGCCGCCGATGCCCGAGGGCGCGGAGTCCAAGGCGTCGGACGCCGTCGAGGTCGGTATCGCCCCCGTTCCCAAGGGCACTCCGCCGGAGGTCGCGGGCAAGATCACGGCCGTCGCGCATGACACCTTCGTGTCAGGGATGGGGCTCGCCTTCACGGTGGCCGCCATCGTCTCGGTGGTCGCGGCGCTGGTCGCGGCCTTCACCAAGCGCGGTGAGAACGCGGACGCGTCCGGGGGCGCCGTCCACATCTGA
- a CDS encoding DUF475 domain-containing protein: protein MLLKTFGWSFAITAIGLALAGVLWGWQGLAIVGILSILEISLSFDNAVINAGILRKMNAFWQKIFLTVGILIAVFGMRLVFPVIIVAVTAKMSPIEAVDLAINDKNQYEHLVTAAHPAIAAFGGIFLLMIFLDFIFEERDIRWLGWLEKPLAKLGKLDTFSIVVALIGLLIAATTVATDVAHGGGDKSATVLLSGVAGLLTYLIVGGISGYFEDKLEEEEDEDEDDEAGAAEGDEGAKAATNAQLNGSGGRGSSGASVVGLAGKAAFFLFLYLEVIDASFSFDGVIGAFAITNDIFEMALGLGIGAMYIRSLTVFLVRRGTLDDYVYLEHGAHYAIGALAVILLVTIKYEINEVITGLVGVVLIAASYWSSVRRNRKEAAAGEDAEAKTEVTSGV, encoded by the coding sequence GTGCTCCTCAAAACCTTTGGTTGGTCGTTCGCCATCACGGCGATCGGTCTGGCCCTGGCCGGCGTCCTCTGGGGGTGGCAGGGGCTCGCCATCGTCGGGATCCTCTCGATCCTGGAGATCTCGCTGTCATTCGACAACGCGGTCATCAACGCGGGCATTCTGCGCAAGATGAACGCCTTCTGGCAGAAGATCTTCCTGACCGTCGGCATCCTGATCGCCGTCTTCGGCATGCGGCTGGTCTTCCCGGTGATCATCGTCGCCGTCACGGCCAAGATGAGCCCCATCGAGGCCGTCGATCTGGCGATCAACGACAAGAACCAGTACGAACACCTGGTCACGGCGGCGCACCCGGCGATCGCGGCCTTCGGTGGGATCTTCCTGCTGATGATCTTCCTCGACTTCATCTTCGAGGAGCGGGACATCAGGTGGCTGGGGTGGCTGGAGAAGCCGCTCGCCAAGCTGGGCAAGCTGGACACGTTCTCGATCGTGGTCGCCCTGATCGGGCTGCTGATCGCCGCCACCACCGTGGCCACCGACGTGGCCCACGGCGGCGGTGACAAGAGCGCCACCGTCCTGCTGTCCGGCGTCGCCGGTCTGCTCACCTATCTGATCGTCGGCGGCATCTCCGGCTACTTCGAGGACAAGCTCGAAGAGGAGGAGGACGAAGACGAGGACGACGAGGCCGGTGCGGCCGAGGGCGACGAGGGCGCGAAGGCGGCCACGAACGCCCAGCTCAACGGCAGCGGCGGCCGTGGCTCCAGCGGCGCCTCCGTGGTCGGCCTGGCCGGCAAGGCCGCGTTCTTCCTCTTCCTCTACCTCGAGGTCATCGACGCGTCCTTCTCCTTCGACGGGGTCATCGGCGCCTTCGCGATCACCAACGACATCTTCGAGATGGCGCTGGGTCTGGGCATCGGCGCCATGTACATCCGGTCGCTGACCGTCTTCCTGGTCCGCAGGGGCACCCTGGACGACTACGTCTACCTGGAGCACGGCGCGCACTACGCGATCGGCGCGCTCGCCGTGATCCTGCTGGTCACGATCAAGTACGAGATCAACGAGGTCATCACCGGCCTGGTGGGCGTGGTGCTGATCGCCGCCTCGTACTGGTCCTCGGTCCGGCGCAACCGTAAGGAGGCGGCCGCCGGGGAGGATGCGGAGGCCAAGACGGAAGTCACCTCCGGAGTCTGA
- a CDS encoding DUF3052 domain-containing protein: MSATADHAEERTNPAARLGFQPEQVVQEIGYDDDVDQELREAIEEITGQELVDEEYDDVADAVVLWFREDDGDLTDALVDAIQMIDDGAPVWLLTPKTGRDGYVEPSDINEAATTAGLSQTKSFNAGKDWTGSRLVTPKAARSGKR, translated from the coding sequence GTGAGCGCGACCGCGGACCACGCGGAGGAGCGGACCAACCCTGCCGCGAGGCTGGGTTTTCAGCCCGAACAGGTGGTCCAGGAGATCGGCTACGACGACGATGTCGACCAGGAGCTCCGCGAGGCCATCGAGGAGATCACCGGCCAGGAGCTCGTCGACGAGGAGTACGACGATGTGGCCGACGCCGTTGTGCTGTGGTTCCGGGAGGACGACGGCGATCTGACGGACGCGCTGGTGGACGCCATCCAGATGATCGACGACGGCGCACCGGTCTGGCTGCTGACGCCCAAGACCGGCCGTGACGGCTATGTCGAGCCGAGCGACATCAATGAGGCGGCGACCACCGCCGGCCTGTCCCAGACCAAGAGCTTCAACGCGGGCAAGGACTGGACGGGCAGCCGCCTGGTCACGCCCAAAGCCGCGCGCAGCGGCAAGCGCTGA
- a CDS encoding peptidase inhibitor family I36 protein translates to MRKIITAAVSALALTATLAPAAAAARPAAPPRLGNCAAGQLCLWRSGGFTGARQTHELADVDIESCVPLPPGTTAASLANRTGRPVTAYQSRECAETAEFHTYPTGTWSPETPYQVRAFKIWER, encoded by the coding sequence ATGCGCAAGATCATTACGGCCGCCGTCTCGGCGCTGGCCCTCACCGCCACCCTGGCCCCGGCCGCGGCGGCGGCCCGCCCCGCCGCCCCGCCACGGCTGGGGAACTGCGCCGCCGGGCAGCTGTGCCTGTGGCGGAGCGGCGGCTTCACGGGGGCGCGCCAGACCCATGAACTGGCCGACGTGGACATCGAAAGCTGCGTCCCCCTGCCGCCCGGCACCACCGCCGCGTCCCTGGCGAACCGCACGGGACGCCCGGTGACGGCCTATCAGAGCCGCGAATGCGCCGAGACGGCGGAGTTCCACACCTACCCCACCGGCACCTGGTCCCCCGAAACCCCGTACCAGGTCCGCGCCTTCAAAATCTGGGAACGCTGA